The sequence TTTAAACCTGTcttttttcatctttgtctCCAATACTCCTTGAGAGCCAGACCACAGTGGAACAGTTCTAACCAGAGTGGCTCTGCATTATGTATTTATTCTAAAATAAGGTCCGACTTTAAAAGACTGCTTTTGGAAAATATGGAGCAATCCAGCTCTTACTCCAGGACACAAAATTTGAAGCATacatatgagaaataaaacataagCACCACACAGGATTTCTGCTGATGCTTCTGTTATTGTTTTGCAGACGCCAGCACTACTGCCACATGAAGTGAAATGGCATTTTGCAATGGACTCTGAACAGTGAGCAGAACAGGGAGTTTTCAGAGAAGCTAATACCAGCTAGCTTTCTTCATTGAGTTGTTCTATCCAGCATAAtgttgaaggagaaaaaaaaaaaaactctgaagGAAGGCAAGACCCTGACAACTTAAacctaaaaaccaaaaaaggataactaattttttttagaaagaagaGTGTCTAGGTAAAATTGCAGAACACATTGTTCCAAGTTTTatgggaagaaaaaacaaaacaaaaccaaaaaaaatccaaccaaacaaacaaaaaaacacccaaccaAATCCAAAACCTATACAATAAAAGGTTTTACTAGAGAGTGGCAGTTGTAAGAGAGAGGTTACATCAACCAGAAGAGCTTAAGCAATGCTACTACAGAAACAGTAGCACATGTAAAACTGAGGTTAAGGCTTTGACTAACTTTCTCACAGCAAAACTCCAAAGCATTGCCTACCTTCCCATTCTACCTCTGCACCAGGTGTGCTTATgacagaaggaaagagaagaccAGGATTAAAACTGTTTTGTCAGGCTACATAAATCATTAGGAATTCACAACTGCAAAGCCATGTATTATTTTCCAACAGGTTGTTGAGCTGTCATATTACAACTTGTTGCTTTATACAGCgctattaaaataaatcactgcACGTAACAGGTTCAGCTCTGCCACCTATAAGTCATTCTGCATTTTACACCTGGGAGGCGGGCCGGCTCTGCTTAGTCGCGCCGAACTGCGGCTTCGTTCGAAATACCCGGGAAGGGGAGGGACCTGGCAGGAGAAAATACAAACAAGTTTCGTAAAATAACTTTCCAACAAGACCTTGCTGTCATCTTGGCTAATTACGGCTCTGATACGGCTTATTAGGGCATACCCACCTTTGCTACCTTGCTTCTCCACCCACCATCCTTTCAGATCTTTGTCCTGGCTCCGCCTCTCGCCGGCGTTATAATGGGCTGGTCTGAAAGTGGTGGAGAGACACACAACcacaggggaagggagagaTAATGACAATAACACTAATAACTCTAATAACCCGTCTGCTGCCCGCCTCGCAGCGAGGAGCCAGCCCGGCGTCCCGGCACTGACAAGGGGTCGAAGCCGGAGAGAGCGGAGTAACCCCGACGGCCCTCGAGAGCTTCTCCCCGCGCCCGGGGAGCGCCGAACGGTACCAGCGGCAGCGCCCCCGAGGAGGACCGAACCCGGCCGGACACGGAGAAGTGCCGGCTCCGGCAGCCGCCCGCCCGTCCGCCCTCTACTCTCACCGGCTCCACGGGGACCGCCTCGCCCCTCTCCTTCGGCCCTATGGAGCAGCGAGAGTAAAGAGCGAGAAGGACAAAAAGGGGGGCGAAAGGAGAGCGAGCGCCCCagtgggggaagaaggaggtAGAAGCCGGGGGAATCGCCCAGTGCCGAGGGCGGCAGGGCACCGCAGCCCGTCCTCGGCGCCCACCGGCCGCGAAGGGTGGTGCTAGCGACCCCGGGCCGGCGGGCTGAGGCGGGCGCCGAGCCCGCTGCCGTGCGCTGACGGTCTCGCCTGCTGCCGCGGAGCTGTCCAAGCCGGCGAGGGGACAGAAAGCCCCTGGGTCGCCTCGCTGCCTTCCGCCTCCCTTGAGGCCGTGCCGAGGGGCGGGGGTCGCGCCCGCCCAGCGGAGCAGCGGGGTGCGGGGGGGCAGGCGGCGCCGCCGCCATGAAGCTGGAGGTGTTCTCGCAGCACTACGAGGACAAGCTGAGCACCGGCAGCGACCAGGAAGGCAGCGGCTCGCTCTCCCCGGCTCCGGCGGAGAGCGAGCTGGGCTCGGACGGTGACTGCGCGGCCAACAgcccgggcggcggggccgggcggccgGGGCatcccccgccgccgccccccacGCCGCAGCCCCCTCCGCCGCCGCCTGCCGAGAGCGCCAAGGGGAAACCCTACACGCGGCGGCCGAAACCGCCCTACTCCTACATCGCGCTGATCGCCATGGCCATCCGCGACTCGGCCGGCGGCCGCCTGACCCTGGCCGAGATCAATGACTACCTGATGAGCCGCTTCCCCTTCTTCCGCGGCGCCTACACCGGCTGGCGCAACTCGGTGCGCCACAACCTCTCCCTCAACGACTGCTTCGTCAAGGTGCTGCGCGACCCGGCGCGGCCCTGGGGCAAGGACAACTACTGGATGCTGAACCCCAGCAGCGAGTACACCTTCGCCGACGGCGTCTTCCGCCGCCGCCGCAAGCGCCTCagccgcgccgccccgccgccgcagcccgcccgccccgccgccggcgtCCCGCCGCAAGTGCCGCAGGAGGCGGCCGGAGCGGGCGCCGCGTCCCCCGGCGCTTCGCCGCGGTGCTGCTGCGCCTCCTCGCCCTGTCACTGCGCGCCGGGCGCCAAGGAGGcagcggcggggggcggcggggcgcggccggcgggcggcggcgctgccaAGTTCTCCAGCTCCTTCGCCATCGAGAGCCTCCTGCAGCGGCCGGCAGgaccccgcgccgccccgccgccgacGCCGCACGCCCGCCTGCTGTGGccggcgccgcccgcgcccccgCACCTGCTGCCCGGCCCCTACCCGCTGCTGCCATACGCACCTGCCGCGcagcccccgcccgccgccgcgctcTACGGCGGGggcctcctgcagctctgcgCCTACGGGCTGGGGGAGCCgtcgccgccgccgctgctgctggGGGGCGGGCGGCCCGCGCTGGCCCCGGGGGAGGCGCCGCCGCtggcggagcggccgcgggcgCCGCTGTTCCACGCCGGCCTCCCCAagggcgggcgggggccgcCGCCCGGCTCCCCCCTCTACGGGCCCCTCCGGCTCAccgggccgctgccgccggcgGCGGGGGGCTCGGCCTCGTTCCAGCCGTACGCCGTGGAGACCCCGCTGGCTTAATGGAGCCCCCCTCCTCCCCTGCGAGGGACCTGCCCGGGGAGGCGTGgagggggaaaggaggaggcTCTGGATCCCGCACTTTAACTCCAGAGGCGACCACAGCCTCCAAGCAAAAGCCTCGGTGACTGTGCCTTAGTGAAATGACAGTGGGTTTAActtaagccaaaaaaaaaagaagaaaaaaagaaaaaaaaaaaaaaaaaaaagaaaaaaatcaaacaactgTCGGTTTGGACATAGCCATGAGCCTCAAGTGCTTCTTACTGTTCATTGAGACTACTTGACTTAAGCTAGTCCCTCGCCATCTCTTTGTATGCCCCTCTCTTGTCCCCACATCTCCTGCTACCGAAGCCTGGGGCAGCAGAGCGGGGGTGCCCCGCGGAGGGGCGCGGTGGCGGCCGCTGGGGGATGCGCTGTGCGCTTGGGAGGgcggggaggagggagggggccgggaagagcagggagagaggaggggaaggggcaggggtCTGCTGTGGAGCCGTAGGTCTGTACTGCAAAGCAATGCATCACTGTGCCAAAAGAAACCTTTTCTCCTGTCCGGCAACTAGCTTTTCCTGGGAAGGGAggatattaaattatttataacaCGAAGAGAGTGCagcttttttaaattaattattggAGGGGGCGGGAGAGGGGAAAGGGCTCAAGGAAATGTCAGGCGTTGTCTCCTGTACTGGCTGGCGTTCTAAATTTATGGCCAAGACCATTGCtactggaaagaaaagagacaTTTTTTCCGCATTctatttttgtgtttgtatGTAATATATGTGAGTGTGCATTTTATTGACGCTCGGCCACCATGTTTTtccgggttttttttttcctttctcctttcccccgAATAAAAGCTGCCCCTTAAATAAAGGCGGTTATAAGGAGAAGAGCGTGATGTCTGTACTGGCGTGAGGGAGGGAAGCTTGCCGTGGGACAACCTTGACCGAGAATCTTGGCTAGGGCCGCggggggcagcagggctgcccgCCCTTTCAACCCCATCCCTGCCGGCGGGTAGAGGTGTTACCTATGGACCCGCCTTATTTTAGTCACGGGAGATGAGAGGTTCTGCTCTTGGGCTGCCGCCAGGTATGAAAGTCCTCTGCAATTCCTCGAGTCAAATCAGAATTTTTCTCCGGGACTCATACCTGCAGAAATGCTGTCGATTTGCAGGCGGAGAGATTTGAAGGCAAACCCCCTGACGTAGGGGAAGCCTGTGAAAATCCTGGACATCTGcctgcctttttttatttttcctaccccacctttttgggttttttggtgtttttttgtttggttggtttttttgtgtgtgtgtgtgttttggttggttggttggtttttttggtggtttttgcgtttttattgttgttgttgctgctgttatTGTTTTTCCCACGAAGGAAAGCAGGCGAAATGTAATCCTGTTGTCATCTCTCGGTCCAAggaaaattcacttcaggaaGGTCTTTGGCACTACCGGGCTCTGGCTGCTTCTGGTAGAGACATGCCCGGTGGCACTTAGAGCGGGCGAATCCGCAGCGGATGAAAGCTGGGGAGTATCTGCTGGTAATAAAAAGTTCGCACGC comes from Lonchura striata isolate bLonStr1 chromosome 1, bLonStr1.mat, whole genome shotgun sequence and encodes:
- the LOC110470722 gene encoding uncharacterized protein LOC110470722, translating into MSRIFTGFPYVRGFAFKSLRLQIDSISAGTVTEAFAWRLWSPLELKCGIQSLLLSPSTPPRAGPSQGRRGAPLSQRGLHGVRLERGRAPRRRRQRPGEPEGPVEGGAGRRPPPALGEAGVEQRRPRPLRQRRRLPRGQRGPPAPQQQRRRRRLPQPVGAELQEAPAVERGGGRGLRGRPAHYNAGERRSQDKDLKGWWVEKQGSKGPSPSRVFRTKPQFGATKQSRPASQVALDCDRMGRHRFSPVKEVTLLFWLLMLSTGEKIPDSYTILFTDKSQSSSILQATRSEGFSLADYLVSCNCTTRDKIQMVMDVGACGSLQGNFSYSNFS
- the FOXQ1 gene encoding forkhead box protein Q1; this encodes MKLEVFSQHYEDKLSTGSDQEGSGSLSPAPAESELGSDGDCAANSPGGGAGRPGHPPPPPPTPQPPPPPPAESAKGKPYTRRPKPPYSYIALIAMAIRDSAGGRLTLAEINDYLMSRFPFFRGAYTGWRNSVRHNLSLNDCFVKVLRDPARPWGKDNYWMLNPSSEYTFADGVFRRRRKRLSRAAPPPQPARPAAGVPPQVPQEAAGAGAASPGASPRCCCASSPCHCAPGAKEAAAGGGGARPAGGGAAKFSSSFAIESLLQRPAGPRAAPPPTPHARLLWPAPPAPPHLLPGPYPLLPYAPAAQPPPAAALYGGGLLQLCAYGLGEPSPPPLLLGGGRPALAPGEAPPLAERPRAPLFHAGLPKGGRGPPPGSPLYGPLRLTGPLPPAAGGSASFQPYAVETPLA